The following proteins are encoded in a genomic region of Paenibacillus sp. FSL H3-0469:
- a CDS encoding HPr family phosphocarrier protein has product MTKHPVVVRLKTGLHARPAALFVQEANKFSSEIFVEKDDKKVNAKSIMGIMSLAISSGTEIHISADGADAEQAVTALTSLVSKEELENQ; this is encoded by the coding sequence ATGACAAAGCACCCGGTAGTTGTTCGGTTGAAGACGGGGCTCCATGCTCGGCCGGCAGCATTGTTTGTGCAAGAAGCTAATAAGTTTTCGTCGGAGATTTTCGTGGAAAAAGACGATAAAAAAGTGAACGCCAAGAGTATCATGGGCATTATGAGCCTTGCGATCAGTTCCGGTACGGAGATTCATATCAGCGCAGACGGTGCAGACGCGGAACAGGCTGTAACCGCTTTGACCAGTCTGGTAAGCAAGGAAGAGCTCGAGAATCAATAA
- the clpP gene encoding ATP-dependent Clp endopeptidase proteolytic subunit ClpP, translated as MSYIPMVVEQSNRGERAYDIYSRLLKDRIIFLGTEVNDVVANSIIAQMLFLAAEDPDKDIHLYVNSPGGSITAGMAIFDTMQYIKPDVSTICVGMAASMGAFLLNAGAKGKRFALPNSEIMIHQPLGGAQGQASDIEIRARRIIKLREKLNRILSERTGQPLEKIEKDTDRDYFMSAADAAEYGIVDKVIEKTLPTGV; from the coding sequence GTGAGTTATATTCCTATGGTAGTAGAACAGAGCAACCGCGGTGAGCGCGCTTATGACATCTATTCCCGCCTGCTGAAGGACCGCATCATTTTCCTTGGAACGGAGGTTAATGACGTGGTAGCCAATTCGATCATCGCACAAATGCTCTTCCTGGCTGCCGAGGACCCGGATAAGGATATTCACCTGTATGTGAACAGCCCAGGCGGTTCCATTACAGCGGGTATGGCAATCTTCGATACAATGCAATACATTAAACCGGATGTATCCACCATCTGTGTAGGTATGGCCGCTTCCATGGGAGCGTTCCTGCTGAACGCCGGTGCCAAGGGCAAGCGCTTCGCCCTGCCGAACAGTGAAATCATGATTCACCAGCCGCTAGGCGGTGCCCAGGGCCAGGCTTCAGATATCGAGATCCGCGCCCGCCGCATCATCAAGCTGCGTGAGAAGCTGAACCGCATCTTGTCCGAGCGTACAGGCCAGCCGCTGGAGAAGATCGAGAAGGATACCGACCGCGACTACTTCATGAGCGCTGCAGACGCTGCCGAATACGGCATCGTCGACAAGGTAATTGAGAAGACCCTGCCGACAGGCGTATAA
- a CDS encoding ROK family glucokinase, whose protein sequence is MSEHIYVGVDLGGTTIKVGICNAEGSLLHTYEGPTGTADGVDAVIDNIEKYVRQIVEDSPYSWDQLAGVGAGLAGFTNIREGIIILAPNIGFRDVPIRSILEGRLNKPVKIDNDANVAALGEAWSGAGRGIENCVCYTLGTGVGGGIIINGKVYQGFAGLAGELGHISVVPDLEAIQCGCGNMGCLETVSSATGIIRMANDAVARGDRTSLSTVEKIAAKEVFDAAKAGDEAALRIVNRAAFYLGKSMASVAAVLNPEVFIVGGGVSKAGDILFDEVRRVFAKLAPAPLQTGVTIVPAALGNDAGIIGAAGLLLRS, encoded by the coding sequence ATGTCTGAACATATCTACGTTGGCGTGGATTTAGGTGGTACCACGATTAAGGTTGGAATCTGTAATGCCGAGGGAAGCCTGCTGCACACTTACGAAGGTCCGACAGGGACTGCGGATGGCGTTGATGCTGTCATCGATAATATCGAGAAGTATGTACGCCAGATAGTGGAGGACTCTCCGTACTCCTGGGACCAGCTGGCTGGTGTGGGTGCGGGACTGGCCGGATTTACGAATATTCGTGAAGGTATCATCATCCTTGCGCCCAACATAGGATTTAGAGATGTGCCGATCCGCTCCATTCTGGAGGGTCGTCTGAACAAGCCAGTCAAAATAGACAATGATGCCAACGTGGCAGCACTGGGTGAAGCCTGGAGCGGGGCAGGGCGCGGCATAGAGAATTGCGTCTGCTATACGCTCGGCACGGGTGTCGGCGGCGGTATTATTATTAATGGTAAAGTGTATCAGGGCTTTGCCGGCCTGGCCGGTGAGCTGGGACATATCTCCGTGGTGCCCGATCTGGAAGCGATCCAGTGCGGCTGCGGGAACATGGGCTGTTTGGAAACCGTTTCCTCAGCGACAGGCATTATCCGTATGGCCAACGATGCTGTAGCACGCGGTGACCGGACCTCCCTGTCTACCGTTGAAAAAATCGCTGCGAAGGAAGTATTCGATGCCGCTAAGGCAGGCGATGAGGCTGCGCTGCGGATTGTGAACCGGGCGGCCTTCTACCTGGGCAAATCGATGGCTTCCGTCGCAGCGGTTCTGAACCCTGAAGTATTTATCGTCGGGGGCGGAGTCTCCAAAGCAGGAGATATTCTGTTCGATGAAGTCCGCCGGGTGTTCGCTAAGCTGGCACCAGCCCCTCTGCAGACCGGTGTTACGATTGTACCTGCAGCACTTGGCAATGACGCCGGTATTATTGGTGCGGCAGGTCTGCTCCTGCGTTCTTAA
- a CDS encoding DUF1858 domain-containing protein, producing MSKPLKLDESVFELVTRHPEVVEIMVELGFRDIAKPGMLQTAGRFMTLSKGMKLKKIELETVRLAFQQHGFEIIE from the coding sequence ATGAGCAAACCGTTGAAGCTGGATGAATCGGTCTTTGAGCTGGTAACCAGGCACCCGGAAGTGGTTGAGATCATGGTGGAGCTGGGGTTCCGTGATATTGCGAAGCCTGGAATGCTGCAGACTGCAGGACGATTCATGACCCTGTCCAAAGGAATGAAATTAAAGAAAATAGAGCTGGAAACTGTTCGGCTGGCCTTTCAGCAGCATGGTTTCGAGATTATAGAATAG
- the whiA gene encoding DNA-binding protein WhiA, whose product MSFAALTKKELTMVESPPCCEKAEMSALIRMNGSVQLSSKKVVLDISTENAAIARRVYSLLKKYYQVHIELLVRKKMRLKKNNVYIVRIPNQVQEILKDLRIVSEGFIFTDGIDEEIVGKNCCKRAYLRGAFMAGGSVNNPEGSSYHLEIASMYEEHCKALVELAGEFHLNARCIERKKGFILYIKEGEKIIEFLSLIGAHQALFKFEDVRIMRDMRNSVNRIVNCETANLNKTISAAVRQIENIKLLQREVGLESLPDKLREVAEIRLAHPDINLKEVGDMLGGTVSKSGVNHRLRKIDELADKVRGG is encoded by the coding sequence TTGTCTTTTGCGGCCCTTACCAAAAAAGAGCTGACGATGGTCGAGAGCCCGCCCTGCTGCGAGAAAGCGGAAATGTCAGCGCTGATCCGAATGAACGGTTCGGTGCAGCTTTCGAGCAAAAAGGTGGTTCTCGACATTTCGACGGAGAACGCCGCGATTGCAAGGCGGGTATATTCTTTGCTTAAGAAATATTACCAGGTCCATATCGAGCTGCTCGTGCGTAAAAAAATGCGTTTGAAGAAGAATAACGTCTATATTGTAAGAATCCCGAACCAGGTCCAGGAGATCCTGAAGGATCTGCGGATTGTCTCTGAAGGCTTTATTTTCACAGATGGGATTGATGAGGAGATTGTCGGCAAGAATTGCTGCAAGCGCGCCTATCTGCGCGGGGCCTTCATGGCCGGCGGTTCGGTTAATAACCCGGAGGGCTCTTCGTACCACTTGGAAATCGCTTCCATGTATGAGGAGCACTGCAAGGCGCTCGTTGAGCTGGCTGGTGAATTTCACCTGAATGCCCGCTGCATAGAACGCAAAAAAGGCTTCATCCTATACATCAAGGAAGGCGAGAAGATCATCGAGTTCCTCAGTCTGATCGGCGCTCATCAGGCGCTGTTCAAATTCGAGGATGTGCGGATCATGCGCGATATGCGCAACTCGGTCAACCGGATTGTGAACTGCGAAACGGCCAATCTGAACAAGACGATCAGTGCGGCAGTACGCCAGATTGAGAACATCAAGCTGCTGCAGCGCGAGGTGGGTCTGGAAAGTTTGCCGGATAAGCTGCGGGAGGTTGCCGAGATCAGACTGGCTCACCCCGATATTAACCTCAAGGAAGTCGGAGATATGCTGGGCGGGACGGTCAGTAAATCGGGTGTGAACCACCGTTTGCGCAAAATTGATGAGCTGGCGGACAAGGTCCGCGGCGGCTGA
- a CDS encoding YvcK family protein produces the protein MGGGTGLSVMLRGLKEKPLDITAIVTVADDGGSSGILRSELQMPPPGDIRNVLTAMADVEPLMAQIMKYRFSSGEGLAGHSLGNLILAALTDISGDFVTAVRELSRLFAVRGRVLPAAGEAVILHAEMADGTLITGESKIPEAGGVIKRVFLEPVDVEPLPEALEAIRNADAILLGPGSLYTSILPNLLVPKLAEAVVASEAIKIFVCNVMTQPGETDNYTVNDHLQAVYDHIGLHLFDYVIVNDGEIPEQVQIKYAEKGARPVQLDREAVDGNGYKVIADKLVLFKTYLRHDTDKLSHHIFQLVKDWIDRKS, from the coding sequence ATGGGCGGCGGAACCGGACTCTCCGTAATGCTACGGGGGTTGAAAGAGAAGCCGCTGGATATCACGGCGATCGTAACTGTCGCAGATGACGGGGGAAGCTCCGGGATTCTGCGCAGTGAGCTGCAGATGCCGCCGCCCGGAGATATCCGCAACGTACTTACAGCTATGGCTGACGTTGAGCCTCTGATGGCGCAGATTATGAAGTACCGCTTCAGCAGCGGAGAAGGCTTAGCCGGACATAGCCTGGGCAATCTGATTCTGGCTGCACTGACCGATATCTCGGGGGACTTCGTTACAGCAGTCCGGGAGCTGAGCCGTCTGTTCGCCGTTCGCGGCCGGGTGCTGCCTGCGGCCGGAGAAGCGGTAATCCTGCATGCCGAGATGGCGGACGGGACGCTGATTACCGGAGAGTCCAAAATCCCGGAGGCAGGCGGCGTCATTAAGCGCGTGTTCCTGGAGCCTGTGGATGTAGAGCCGCTGCCGGAGGCGCTGGAGGCCATCCGCAACGCAGATGCTATTCTGCTTGGTCCGGGCAGTCTGTATACCAGCATTTTGCCGAATCTGCTGGTGCCTAAGCTGGCGGAAGCCGTGGTGGCTTCAGAGGCCATTAAGATTTTTGTATGCAATGTAATGACTCAGCCGGGTGAGACGGATAATTACACAGTAAATGACCATCTACAGGCCGTATATGACCATATCGGGCTGCATCTGTTCGATTATGTAATCGTCAATGACGGGGAGATCCCGGAGCAGGTGCAGATCAAATACGCCGAGAAGGGCGCCCGTCCGGTACAGCTTGACCGTGAGGCTGTAGACGGCAACGGGTATAAGGTGATTGCCGACAAGCTGGTATTATTTAAAACCTATTTGCGGCATGATACAGATAAGCTCAGTCACCATATTTTCCAGCTGGTGAAGGATTGGATTGACAGAAAGAGTTAA
- a CDS encoding DUF4163 domain-containing protein yields MNMNSQKYIRRWGAGMLAAGILLGGTGILQAGITEAAPAAAQVKAKSSSVVLKVNGKSTAQTGLLQEGKVWVPVTFLRDALGMPLSYDKAVKTYTIGSGAAQMKLANMDYGIMISVNNYYIGEYQGKQLNNRLYVPSQLINDYLGYKVDGNTAAGQLNLTKRTQNAITIKTVSYVKDHKDAPVRLDYPQVSGLASAEAEKAINDTIKQTVLSFAKSAEDQINNKAKDDRPYEFEGGYVVTYNQDGVLSLVTNQYEYTGGAHGMTYRNAFTFSLKDGKRLLLGDLFGANPNYKKQLNAKLTKELKANGGYLGGFNGLNTEKYFYLKEGKAVLFFQLYDYTAYAEGFPEFTFSFKELLPDGSSPFAALK; encoded by the coding sequence ATGAATATGAACTCACAGAAATACATTCGCAGATGGGGGGCAGGAATGCTCGCAGCCGGAATCCTGCTGGGTGGAACAGGAATACTCCAAGCGGGCATTACTGAGGCTGCTCCGGCAGCCGCTCAGGTCAAAGCCAAATCCTCCTCGGTAGTGCTGAAGGTTAACGGTAAAAGTACAGCCCAGACAGGGCTTCTCCAGGAAGGAAAGGTATGGGTTCCGGTAACCTTCCTGCGCGATGCGCTGGGGATGCCGCTCTCTTATGATAAAGCAGTGAAGACCTATACGATTGGTAGCGGTGCTGCGCAAATGAAGTTGGCGAACATGGATTACGGCATTATGATTAGTGTGAACAACTATTATATCGGCGAATATCAGGGCAAACAACTGAACAACCGGCTGTACGTTCCCTCCCAACTGATTAACGATTACCTGGGCTATAAGGTGGACGGGAACACGGCAGCAGGTCAGCTGAATCTGACGAAAAGAACGCAGAATGCGATCACCATCAAGACTGTGAGCTATGTGAAGGATCATAAGGATGCGCCTGTCCGGCTGGATTATCCGCAGGTCAGCGGCTTGGCAAGTGCAGAGGCAGAGAAGGCAATCAATGATACGATTAAGCAGACTGTCTTGAGCTTTGCGAAAAGCGCTGAAGATCAGATCAACAATAAAGCGAAGGATGACCGGCCGTACGAATTTGAAGGCGGCTATGTAGTCACTTATAATCAGGATGGCGTACTCAGTCTGGTGACTAATCAGTACGAATATACCGGCGGTGCTCACGGGATGACTTACCGCAATGCGTTCACCTTCTCGCTCAAAGACGGCAAGCGTCTGCTGCTGGGCGATTTGTTCGGGGCCAATCCCAATTACAAGAAGCAGCTCAATGCCAAGCTGACCAAGGAGCTTAAGGCTAACGGAGGCTATCTGGGCGGGTTCAATGGTCTGAATACGGAGAAGTATTTCTATTTAAAAGAAGGTAAAGCCGTGCTCTTCTTCCAGTTGTACGATTACACGGCATATGCTGAAGGCTTCCCGGAATTCACCTTCAGCTTCAAGGAACTCCTGCCGGACGGAAGCAGTCCGTTCGCAGCGCTTAAATAA
- the thiC gene encoding phosphomethylpyrimidine synthase ThiC, whose protein sequence is MPEIMKNGEVDLSGFPASRKVYVEGSRTDIRVPMREISLSRTEGVAGEEENAPLRVYDTSGIYTDAAEETDIRRGLPPHRSSWIAERGDSEEYTGRAVRPEDNGIRREGAAAEACPGLSRNPRRAYAGGNVTQLHYARQGSITPEMEYIAIRENTRPEFVRDEVAAGRAIIPANINHPESEPMIIGRNFLVKINANIGNSAVTSSIEEEVEKMRWATRWGADTIMDLSTGSKIHTTREWIIRNSPVPVGTVPLYQALEKVNGIAENLTWELYRDTLIEQAEQGVDYFTIHAGVLRRYIPLTARRMTGIVSRGGSIMAAWCLAHQQENFLYTHFEDICEIMKTYDVAFSLGDGLRPGSIADANDEAQFAELETLGELTLLAWKHDVQVMVEGPGHVPLHKIKENMDKQLEICREAPFYTLGPLTTDIAPGYDHITSAIGAAMIGGLGTAMLCYVTPKEHLGLPDKNDVREGVITYKIAAHAADLAKGHPGAQDRDNALSKARFEFRWRDQFHLSLDPERALAYHDETLPAEGAKQAHFCSMCGPKFCSMRISHDIRNSHRVEKITVT, encoded by the coding sequence ATGCCAGAAATAATGAAGAACGGCGAGGTGGATCTGTCCGGATTCCCCGCCAGCCGTAAAGTGTATGTGGAGGGCTCACGCACGGATATCCGGGTTCCGATGCGGGAGATCAGCCTCAGCAGAACCGAAGGCGTTGCCGGGGAAGAGGAGAATGCTCCGCTGCGTGTCTATGACACAAGCGGTATTTATACGGATGCCGCGGAGGAGACGGACATTCGGAGAGGGCTGCCGCCGCACCGTTCAAGCTGGATCGCGGAGCGTGGTGATTCGGAGGAATACACCGGAAGGGCGGTCCGGCCGGAGGATAACGGAATCCGCAGAGAAGGGGCAGCTGCGGAAGCTTGTCCAGGACTGAGCAGGAATCCCCGGCGGGCCTATGCAGGCGGTAATGTGACCCAGCTGCATTATGCAAGGCAAGGGAGCATCACACCGGAAATGGAGTATATTGCGATCCGTGAGAATACCCGGCCGGAGTTCGTAAGGGATGAGGTGGCTGCGGGCCGTGCTATTATTCCGGCCAATATCAATCACCCGGAGAGCGAGCCGATGATTATCGGCCGTAACTTCCTGGTGAAGATCAATGCGAACATCGGAAATTCTGCGGTCACTTCTTCTATAGAAGAGGAAGTGGAGAAGATGCGCTGGGCAACCCGCTGGGGGGCTGACACCATTATGGATCTCTCCACCGGCTCCAAGATCCATACCACCCGGGAGTGGATTATCCGCAATTCTCCTGTGCCGGTCGGTACAGTGCCCTTATACCAGGCGCTGGAGAAGGTGAACGGCATTGCCGAGAACTTAACCTGGGAGCTCTACCGTGACACCCTGATTGAACAGGCAGAGCAGGGGGTGGATTACTTTACTATTCATGCAGGGGTGCTGCGGCGCTATATTCCGCTCACTGCCCGGAGAATGACCGGTATCGTCTCCCGGGGCGGATCGATTATGGCGGCCTGGTGCCTGGCCCATCAGCAGGAGAACTTCCTGTACACACACTTCGAAGACATATGTGAGATTATGAAGACATATGATGTGGCCTTCTCACTGGGGGATGGCCTGCGTCCCGGCTCTATCGCCGATGCCAATGACGAAGCTCAGTTCGCCGAGCTGGAGACGCTGGGAGAACTGACGCTACTAGCCTGGAAGCACGATGTTCAGGTCATGGTCGAAGGTCCGGGGCATGTGCCGCTGCACAAGATTAAGGAGAATATGGACAAGCAGCTTGAGATTTGCCGGGAGGCTCCTTTCTATACGCTCGGGCCGCTGACTACAGATATTGCACCCGGCTATGATCACATCACTTCAGCCATCGGAGCAGCGATGATCGGGGGGCTCGGAACAGCGATGCTGTGCTATGTTACCCCAAAGGAGCATTTAGGCCTGCCTGACAAGAATGATGTGCGCGAAGGCGTCATTACCTATAAAATTGCTGCACATGCCGCAGACCTCGCCAAGGGGCATCCGGGAGCGCAGGACCGGGACAATGCGCTGTCCAAGGCGCGGTTCGAGTTCCGCTGGCGCGACCAGTTCCATCTCTCCCTGGACCCGGAAAGGGCGCTTGCGTATCATGACGAGACCCTTCCGGCGGAGGGGGCGAAGCAGGCGCATTTCTGTTCGATGTGCGGACCTAAGTTCTGCAGCATGCGGATTTCGCATGATATCCGTAATTCCCATAGGGTGGAGAAAATCACTGTAACTTAG
- a CDS encoding DUF438 domain-containing protein, with protein MSELINNREVDIPEQTRRQAMLREIIKELHAGKSVEEVKARFEEAVGDVTVAEISAMEHSLMTEEGIPVEEVQRLCSVHTAIFKGSIEQIHRSAKPEEQPGHPVHTFKLENREIERLVNFRLALHKDKFKKNASDEIIYKLLEDLSLLLDLDKHYSRKENLLFPYLEKYGIYGPTKVMWGVDDGIRSMIKEAKKVLSSFNGETEQIAASLEEIIQEVNEMIFKEENILLPMALDKLTEDEWVRIARESDEIGFCLAAPEQVWVPERAAEPEGAEVPAAEGEGLSPQGFIRFETGLLSLHQLETLMNHLPVDLTFIDENDVVRYFSHGKERIFARTKAVIGRTVQNCHPPQSVHVVEKLLADFKAGVKDAEDFWINIKDKFIYIRYFAVRDADGRYMGTLEFTQNIAPIRALEGQKRILSE; from the coding sequence ATGAGCGAACTGATTAATAACCGCGAGGTCGATATTCCGGAACAGACGCGCCGCCAGGCTATGCTGAGAGAAATCATCAAGGAGCTTCATGCAGGCAAAAGTGTGGAAGAGGTCAAGGCGCGTTTTGAAGAGGCGGTAGGTGATGTGACGGTCGCGGAAATCTCCGCCATGGAGCACTCTCTGATGACTGAGGAAGGGATTCCGGTAGAGGAGGTACAGCGCCTCTGCTCTGTGCATACCGCCATCTTCAAAGGCTCGATTGAGCAGATTCACCGGTCCGCGAAGCCTGAGGAGCAGCCGGGCCACCCTGTGCACACCTTCAAGCTGGAGAACCGGGAGATCGAGCGGCTGGTCAACTTCCGGCTCGCGCTGCACAAGGATAAGTTCAAGAAGAACGCTAGCGATGAGATCATCTATAAGCTGCTGGAGGACTTAAGCCTGCTGCTGGATCTCGACAAGCACTACAGCCGCAAGGAGAATCTGCTGTTCCCTTACCTGGAGAAGTACGGTATCTACGGCCCTACCAAAGTGATGTGGGGGGTTGATGACGGCATCCGCAGCATGATTAAGGAAGCCAAGAAGGTACTAAGCAGCTTCAACGGGGAGACGGAGCAGATTGCCGCCTCGCTGGAGGAGATCATCCAGGAAGTCAACGAGATGATCTTCAAGGAAGAGAATATTCTGCTCCCGATGGCGCTGGATAAGCTGACTGAGGATGAGTGGGTCCGGATCGCCCGCGAGAGTGATGAGATCGGCTTCTGCCTGGCCGCACCGGAGCAGGTGTGGGTACCGGAACGTGCGGCTGAACCGGAAGGTGCAGAGGTGCCGGCGGCAGAGGGAGAAGGACTGTCCCCGCAAGGCTTCATCCGGTTTGAGACCGGGCTGCTCTCGCTCCACCAGCTCGAGACGCTGATGAATCATCTGCCGGTGGATCTCACCTTTATCGATGAGAACGATGTCGTCCGCTACTTCTCGCATGGCAAGGAACGGATCTTCGCCCGGACGAAGGCGGTCATCGGCCGCACGGTGCAGAACTGCCATCCGCCGCAAAGCGTGCATGTCGTGGAGAAGCTGCTGGCTGACTTCAAGGCCGGGGTGAAGGATGCCGAGGACTTCTGGATCAACATCAAGGATAAATTCATCTATATCCGTTATTTCGCCGTGCGGGATGCAGACGGCCGTTATATGGGGACACTGGAATTCACTCAGAATATCGCACCGATCCGTGCCCTTGAGGGCCAGAAGCGGATTTTGTCGGAATAG
- the rapZ gene encoding RNase adapter RapZ — protein sequence MTDLEQTLPAHATLIIITGMSGAGKTIAVQSLEDLGFFCVDNLPPVLIPKFAELIEQSKGKIAKVALVIDLRGREFFTALSESLAYIKDESTIGCEILFLDATDSVLVQRYKESRRHHPLAPKGMPLDGIRMERQMLEELKNSATLCLDTSSMKPVQLKEKIVSRFSHLGKSTLSVNITSFGFKYGIPIDADLVFDVRFLPNPHYVDQLRPKTGQDNEVYDYVMKWPETQEFLTKLLDMLQFLIPQYRKEGKSQIIIGIGCTGGKHRSVAISEYLGKMLGVSETELVAVSHRDSERDRH from the coding sequence ATGACCGACCTCGAGCAAACCCTGCCCGCCCATGCCACCCTGATTATCATTACAGGCATGTCGGGTGCGGGCAAGACGATTGCCGTGCAGAGCCTGGAGGATCTGGGATTCTTCTGCGTGGATAATCTTCCGCCTGTGCTCATCCCGAAATTCGCAGAGCTGATTGAGCAGTCCAAGGGTAAAATCGCGAAGGTGGCGCTGGTCATCGACCTCAGGGGGCGGGAATTCTTCACCGCCCTGTCGGAGTCTTTGGCCTACATCAAGGACGAGTCAACGATCGGGTGTGAGATCCTTTTCCTGGACGCCACAGATTCAGTGCTTGTACAGCGTTACAAGGAGAGCCGGAGGCATCATCCGCTTGCTCCCAAGGGCATGCCGCTGGACGGCATCCGCATGGAGCGCCAGATGCTGGAGGAGCTGAAGAACTCAGCTACCCTGTGTCTGGATACCAGCAGCATGAAGCCGGTCCAGCTCAAAGAAAAAATAGTGTCACGCTTCTCCCATCTGGGGAAAAGCACCCTCTCGGTTAACATTACTTCTTTTGGATTCAAGTATGGGATTCCGATTGATGCTGACTTGGTGTTCGACGTCCGCTTCTTGCCTAATCCGCATTATGTGGACCAGCTGCGGCCCAAGACAGGCCAAGACAACGAGGTGTACGACTACGTAATGAAATGGCCTGAAACGCAAGAATTCCTGACCAAGCTGCTAGATATGCTTCAATTCCTTATTCCGCAATACCGCAAGGAAGGCAAATCACAGATTATTATCGGTATCGGCTGTACGGGCGGCAAACACCGTTCGGTAGCCATCTCCGAATATCTGGGCAAAATGCTGGGGGTTAGCGAGACGGAGCTGGTAGCAGTCAGCCATAGGGACTCCGAACGTGACCGGCATTGA
- a CDS encoding SIMPL domain-containing protein (The SIMPL domain is named for its presence in mouse protein SIMPL (signalling molecule that associates with mouse pelle-like kinase). Bacterial member BP26, from Brucella, was shown to assemble into a channel-like structure, while YggE from E. coli has been associated with resistance to oxidative stress.), with translation MRKWGKSIGAVLLAGSLMIGGMGLSGVLKGPEKAYADEVQKNIVSVVGKGELSIKPDIAYLSIGVSTTADTAQEAQKGTAAKISKLTALFKSTWGIADKDIQSSQFNVQPNYTYTEKDGQKVKGYNAQHTLEVSYRDLTKVGQLLDAASAAGANNIGNVRFAIEDPSAFEAQVIEKAMQNADVKAAAIAKAAKRGVGQVVTVIQSDDGNHPVVYAEAASMQKMSMDNNAGSSVEPGQVKVTTQLNVTYELK, from the coding sequence ATGAGAAAATGGGGTAAATCAATTGGAGCAGTATTGCTGGCAGGGAGCTTGATGATTGGAGGAATGGGGTTGAGCGGAGTGCTGAAGGGACCTGAAAAGGCTTACGCCGACGAGGTGCAGAAGAACATTGTGAGCGTTGTGGGCAAAGGTGAGCTGTCGATTAAGCCGGATATCGCTTATCTCTCCATCGGGGTGAGCACTACAGCGGATACTGCACAGGAGGCACAGAAGGGTACAGCGGCGAAAATCTCCAAGCTGACGGCATTGTTCAAAAGCACTTGGGGGATAGCCGACAAAGACATCCAGAGCAGCCAGTTCAACGTACAGCCTAATTACACCTACACGGAGAAGGACGGCCAGAAGGTCAAAGGCTATAATGCCCAGCACACTCTGGAGGTATCGTACCGTGATCTGACGAAGGTTGGGCAACTTTTGGACGCAGCCTCTGCGGCCGGGGCGAACAACATCGGCAATGTGCGGTTTGCCATTGAAGATCCCTCTGCCTTCGAAGCACAGGTGATCGAGAAGGCTATGCAGAATGCAGACGTCAAAGCAGCAGCCATAGCCAAAGCGGCGAAACGAGGAGTGGGCCAGGTGGTTACGGTGATTCAGAGCGATGACGGCAATCATCCGGTGGTCTACGCTGAAGCGGCCTCTATGCAGAAGATGTCCATGGATAACAATGCCGGCAGCTCTGTTGAACCCGGTCAGGTCAAAGTCACTACCCAATTAAATGTAACGTATGAACTGAAATAA
- a CDS encoding GDSL-type esterase/lipase family protein, translating to MVYAYTAIGDSLTTGFGALPGNGFVPVYRRIAEGRLGTPVVPANLGVNGLTTGGLKQRLRSSNVYRTAVKDAQIITLSIGGNDLIKAARAAGPRPGEFQGLLQQALRDCKRNYSDIMGSLTQLKAGSRSPYILRVVGLYNPYPQVDEATDWVREFNRYAAGYSSNNVGFASIYHEFAGNERGLLFLDHIHPNGRGYRVIAGKLDALGYGGLR from the coding sequence ATGGTCTATGCTTATACAGCAATCGGGGATTCACTTACAACCGGCTTCGGGGCACTGCCCGGTAACGGCTTCGTCCCCGTCTACCGGCGGATTGCGGAAGGGAGGCTGGGCACGCCGGTGGTGCCGGCCAATCTTGGTGTCAACGGTCTGACCACCGGGGGGCTGAAGCAACGGCTGAGGAGCTCCAATGTCTACCGGACAGCGGTGAAGGATGCGCAGATCATTACGCTGTCGATTGGCGGCAATGACTTGATTAAGGCAGCCCGGGCAGCCGGGCCCCGGCCCGGTGAATTCCAGGGCTTGCTGCAGCAGGCGCTTAGGGATTGCAAGCGTAACTACAGCGACATCATGGGTAGCCTGACACAGCTCAAAGCAGGTTCCCGCAGCCCCTATATCCTCCGGGTGGTCGGCCTTTATAACCCATATCCCCAGGTGGATGAAGCAACAGATTGGGTGCGGGAGTTCAACCGCTATGCCGCAGGCTACAGCAGTAATAATGTTGGGTTTGCTTCGATATATCATGAATTTGCCGGTAATGAGCGGGGGCTGCTGTTCCTGGACCATATTCACCCGAACGGCAGAGGCTACCGCGTAATTGCTGGCAAGCTTGATGCCCTGGGGTACGGAGGCTTGAGGTAG